In a genomic window of Nocardia fluminea:
- the tatB gene encoding Sec-independent protein translocase protein TatB: MFSNIGWSEMMILLVAALVILGPERLPGAVRWTTGALRQARDYASGATSQLKQELGPEFDDLRKPLAELNELRGMSPRAVVTKHLLGGDDSVLRDLESAVPDKKQLFGTSSGMPGTPSKPEPQKSLEHNERPPVDYDAT, translated from the coding sequence GTGTTCAGCAACATCGGGTGGAGCGAGATGATGATCCTGCTCGTCGCCGCCCTCGTGATCCTCGGCCCGGAGCGATTGCCCGGTGCCGTCCGCTGGACCACCGGCGCGTTGCGCCAAGCGCGCGACTACGCCAGCGGTGCCACCTCGCAACTGAAGCAGGAACTCGGGCCGGAGTTCGATGACCTGCGCAAGCCGCTCGCCGAGCTGAACGAGCTGCGCGGGATGAGTCCGCGGGCCGTGGTCACCAAGCACCTGCTGGGCGGTGACGATTCGGTGCTGCGCGATCTGGAGAGCGCGGTGCCCGACAAGAAGCAACTGTTCGGCACGAGCAGCGGCATGCCCGGCACCCCGTCGAAGCCCGAGCCGCAGAAGTCGCTGGAGCACAACGAGCGCCC